The following proteins come from a genomic window of Candidatus Poribacteria bacterium:
- a CDS encoding amidohydrolase has protein sequence MENENGKPSFVQVGLSIIDCDLHNRLPSHQMLYPYLPDYWCDYCEESGFPGPDADDYPDGVPTSSRPEIIHPSEDRPASDLALLRKHALDFWEVEYGILTCGYRVQSVHNEDFAAALASAVNDWQIEHYLDPEPRLRGSLIVPSQNPELAAREIERLGGHPGFVQVMLPARSQAPYGNRRYHPIYAAAVRHGLVIGIHYGGAPGLPPTSVGWTSTYLEEYVGMSQVFQAQVLSLVSEGVFEVFPDLRVALIETGVTWMPSLMWRFDKEWRGLRHLTPWVKQPPSAYIRQHMRMTLQPIDAPPTAAELLQIVGQLDSEDMLMFSSDYPHWHYDSPDEAFPAQLPQSLARRILSENAKEFYRF, from the coding sequence ATGGAAAACGAAAACGGTAAACCCAGTTTTGTTCAGGTAGGGCTGTCCATCATCGACTGCGATCTCCACAATCGACTCCCGTCACACCAGATGCTTTACCCCTACCTACCCGATTACTGGTGCGACTATTGCGAGGAATCCGGGTTCCCGGGACCCGATGCCGACGACTATCCTGACGGTGTCCCGACTTCATCACGCCCGGAAATTATACATCCCTCAGAAGACCGGCCCGCCTCGGACTTAGCACTCCTGCGTAAGCACGCCCTCGATTTCTGGGAAGTTGAATACGGTATCCTTACCTGTGGCTATCGGGTACAGAGCGTACACAACGAAGACTTCGCAGCGGCACTCGCTTCGGCAGTCAACGATTGGCAGATTGAACACTATCTGGACCCTGAACCCCGCCTACGCGGTTCACTGATTGTGCCGAGCCAAAACCCTGAACTTGCCGCAAGGGAAATTGAACGTCTGGGCGGACATCCTGGGTTTGTCCAAGTAATGCTACCTGCCCGATCACAAGCACCTTACGGTAATAGACGTTATCATCCGATCTACGCCGCGGCTGTGCGTCATGGATTGGTAATCGGCATCCATTACGGTGGTGCACCCGGACTCCCACCGACTTCTGTGGGATGGACCTCAACCTATCTGGAGGAATACGTCGGCATGTCGCAGGTGTTTCAAGCACAGGTGTTGAGTCTCGTCTCTGAGGGCGTCTTTGAGGTGTTTCCCGACTTACGTGTTGCGCTCATAGAGACCGGTGTCACCTGGATGCCGTCTCTCATGTGGCGGTTCGATAAGGAGTGGCGCGGCTTACGACATCTGACCCCCTGGGTCAAACAACCCCCCTCAGCATATATCCGTCAACACATGCGGATGACGCTCCAACCCATCGATGCTCCACCAACCGCGGCGGAACTTCTGCAGATTGTCGGTCAACTCGATTCCGAGGATATGTTGATGTTCTCAAGCGACTATCCGCACTGGCACTACGATTCACCCGATGAAGCCTTCCCTGCACAGTTACCCCAATCGTTGGCGCGCAGAATCTTGTCCGAAAATGCGAAGGAATTTTACCGCTTTTGA
- the pheA gene encoding prephenate dehydratase produces the protein MDLTNYRNQINEIDDQILALLQKRAEISKQVGAMKAKTGIAEVYVPHRQKQIIERLKAQNHGKFPEAALEAIWTEILSASRSLQDLERVAFLGPVGSFGHLAALSHFGASTEFIPVRPQIDIFTEVESGRADYGVVAIENSAQGTVRDVLERFQRTPLWICAETFQPIKQHLLSKIPLAEIRYVYSHPQPFAQCKVWLKQHLSGAEQIEVISTSEAAERAAQEPSAAAIASELASEIYQVPIVANSIMDDPENTTRFFVIGKHIPDPSGHDRTSLFFSIPDKVGALHQALGILEKAHLNLSYLESLPSRAKPWEYIFFTEMEGHIAEESVVVALEQLEELCRDVNVLGSYPRGSFEP, from the coding sequence ATGGATTTAACAAATTACCGGAACCAGATTAACGAGATTGACGACCAAATTTTAGCACTGCTACAGAAACGGGCTGAGATTTCCAAACAGGTCGGTGCGATGAAAGCAAAAACAGGCATTGCAGAAGTCTATGTCCCGCATCGGCAGAAGCAGATTATTGAACGTTTAAAGGCACAAAATCACGGAAAGTTCCCTGAAGCCGCACTTGAGGCGATCTGGACCGAGATTTTATCTGCGTCTCGCTCCTTGCAGGATCTGGAACGGGTGGCTTTCCTCGGGCCTGTTGGCAGTTTCGGGCACTTGGCGGCTCTATCTCATTTCGGTGCGTCGACTGAGTTCATCCCTGTCCGTCCACAGATTGACATTTTTACTGAGGTTGAATCCGGTAGAGCGGACTACGGGGTAGTGGCTATTGAAAATTCAGCACAAGGCACTGTGCGTGATGTTTTGGAACGTTTCCAACGTACACCGTTGTGGATTTGTGCAGAGACGTTCCAACCCATAAAGCAGCACCTTCTATCAAAGATACCGCTCGCAGAAATTCGGTATGTCTACTCGCATCCGCAACCTTTCGCACAGTGTAAAGTATGGCTAAAGCAACATCTCAGTGGGGCTGAGCAGATTGAGGTTATTAGTACATCTGAAGCAGCGGAACGCGCCGCACAAGAACCGTCAGCAGCTGCCATTGCAAGTGAACTTGCAAGCGAAATTTATCAGGTTCCAATCGTCGCAAATTCCATTATGGATGACCCTGAGAACACAACTCGCTTCTTTGTCATCGGAAAGCATATTCCAGATCCAAGCGGACATGATCGGACTTCACTGTTTTTCTCAATTCCAGACAAAGTTGGGGCATTACACCAAGCCTTGGGTATTTTGGAGAAGGCGCACTTAAATCTGAGTTATTTAGAATCTTTGCCATCGCGCGCCAAACCGTGGGAATATATCTTTTTTACTGAGATGGAGGGGCATATTGCCGAGGAAAGCGTCGTCGTGGCACTTGAGCAGCTCGAAGAATTGTGCCGGGATGTCAACGTTCTCGGATCCTATCCACGCGGATCTTTTGAACCATAA
- a CDS encoding GMC family oxidoreductase — protein MNKSQSWISDVTNMRPIWLKGKDIQRQERADVCVIGSGAGGAVVAKELAEAGLSVIILEAGENHDPSTFGNYEPEMLRRLFWESGLRRTRDNAILISQGKGVGGSTVHNLCYAVRPAQALLYRWQVPEIWPHFNQVEQILGVTQIQETDVNRLNTIIRRGCEAMRWRGGLQRHNRGECLTCGAQCLFGCPASKAAQSDARGTGKQSMAVTYIPLALAAGAKLYSDCTAEKIHAEKGRVVGVSARVPSGKLHVQSEIVVLAAGAINSPQLWLKSRLPNTNRRVGKNLHLHPAAFVGGVFNETIDGHLGIPQSYYIDQFLDMKRLPDSGYLLMPAFGSQMMVAASLPGFGEDHRELMERYRHIAALLVLLHDRTTGRVSVDYKGSSNIAYRLHRADKKVLVEGIINAARLLFAAGATEILMPYAQRLPIETEADLEIIRQRGIVPNDIMLASSHPQGTLQMGENPNRSVVNLSGESHAVKGLFVADASLFPSSVGVPPTLTVAALATHIAHRITESGVV, from the coding sequence ATGAATAAATCGCAGTCTTGGATTTCAGATGTTACCAATATGCGACCCATATGGTTGAAGGGAAAGGATATACAGCGGCAAGAGCGCGCGGATGTATGCGTTATCGGTTCTGGTGCTGGAGGCGCCGTCGTTGCCAAAGAACTCGCTGAAGCGGGGTTATCGGTGATTATTTTAGAGGCGGGGGAAAATCACGATCCGAGTACCTTCGGCAACTACGAACCGGAAATGCTGCGTCGTCTTTTCTGGGAGAGCGGTTTACGACGGACACGGGACAACGCTATTCTCATTTCACAAGGCAAAGGCGTTGGCGGTTCAACGGTGCATAATCTCTGTTATGCGGTCCGCCCAGCCCAAGCACTCTTATATAGGTGGCAGGTCCCAGAGATTTGGCCCCACTTCAATCAGGTGGAGCAGATCCTCGGTGTTACACAGATCCAAGAAACAGACGTAAATCGATTGAACACTATTATCCGCCGGGGGTGTGAAGCGATGCGGTGGCGCGGTGGATTGCAAAGGCACAACCGCGGCGAATGCCTTACCTGTGGGGCTCAGTGTCTTTTTGGATGTCCTGCCTCCAAGGCAGCGCAAAGCGATGCGAGAGGAACGGGCAAGCAGAGCATGGCGGTTACGTATATCCCTTTGGCACTTGCCGCAGGTGCGAAACTTTACAGCGACTGCACGGCTGAGAAAATTCACGCCGAAAAAGGGCGCGTCGTTGGTGTTTCCGCTCGGGTGCCATCAGGGAAACTGCATGTGCAAAGCGAGATCGTGGTACTCGCTGCTGGGGCTATCAACTCGCCACAACTCTGGTTAAAAAGCCGACTTCCCAATACGAACCGGCGGGTCGGAAAAAATCTTCATCTGCATCCCGCTGCCTTCGTCGGTGGCGTCTTTAACGAAACCATTGATGGACATCTCGGCATCCCACAAAGTTACTATATTGATCAGTTTCTGGATATGAAACGCCTGCCGGACAGCGGTTATCTGCTCATGCCGGCTTTCGGTTCACAGATGATGGTGGCGGCAAGTCTGCCGGGATTCGGTGAAGACCATCGGGAATTGATGGAACGCTATCGTCACATCGCCGCCCTCCTCGTTCTTTTGCATGACAGAACAACCGGACGCGTATCGGTAGATTATAAGGGTTCCTCGAACATTGCATACCGGCTGCACCGTGCGGATAAGAAAGTATTAGTGGAAGGGATAATCAACGCCGCTCGACTCCTTTTCGCTGCAGGCGCGACGGAAATTTTGATGCCTTACGCACAACGCTTGCCTATCGAAACAGAGGCAGACCTCGAGATTATCCGCCAACGCGGCATCGTGCCAAACGACATCATGTTGGCTTCCAGTCATCCACAGGGCACCCTTCAGATGGGCGAAAATCCGAACAGGAGCGTCGTTAATCTTTCAGGGGAATCCCACGCCGTGAAAGGTTTATTTGTTGCGGATGCGAGTCTCTTCCCAAGTTCCGTCGGTGTACCACCGACGTTAACGGTCGCCGCGCTCGCTACGCATATCGCCCATCGGATTACGGAGAGCGGTGTCGTGTAA
- the queF gene encoding NADPH-dependent 7-cyano-7-deazaguanine reductase QueF, which produces MNQQTGYDDLQTHIRQLETPPIETWENQYSHRDYTIEITNLEFTAVCPKTGLPDFATLCITYVPDRHCVELKSLKEYFLFYRDVGIFHEHVVNKVLEDFVEACQPRKAEVVGDFNIRGGIKTVVRASYQG; this is translated from the coding sequence ATGAATCAACAGACTGGCTATGATGATTTACAAACCCATATCCGTCAACTGGAGACACCTCCGATCGAGACATGGGAAAATCAGTATAGCCATCGAGATTACACGATCGAGATTACTAATTTAGAGTTCACCGCGGTATGTCCCAAAACGGGACTCCCGGATTTCGCAACCCTCTGTATCACTTACGTGCCGGACCGGCACTGTGTCGAACTCAAATCGTTGAAGGAATACTTCCTTTTCTACCGAGATGTCGGCATCTTTCATGAACACGTCGTGAATAAGGTGTTGGAAGACTTTGTTGAAGCCTGCCAACCGCGGAAGGCGGAAGTTGTCGGGGACTTTAACATCCGCGGCGGCATCAAAACGGTCGTGCGTGCAAGCTATCAGGGTTAA
- the queG gene encoding tRNA epoxyqueuosine(34) reductase QueG has protein sequence MIRVNSLRKQIYERANELGFELVGITPAAHSETIARYRQWIESGYAGEMRYLEKHLPFKVDVRRLLTEAKSVISLAMNYYTLDPPETLTQDPGRGQISRYAWGDDYHELIRERLLELVTFIKQTAESELRTRVCVDTAPIIEREYAQRAGIGWIGKNTNLIHWRSGSWYFLAEVLIDVALEPDTLDLRGSCGTCTRCIEACPTDAIIEPNLLDSRLCISYLTIELKGSIPKALRPKIGNLIFGCDICQEVCPWNSKAVPTIEPAFQPRDGNLAPKLLSLVDMTQQEFSRRFKGSPIKRAKRRGFLRNVLVAIGNWGTRRSETSHHDDRDRGVAEAVPALEGALADHEPLIRSHAAWALGKIGGETAKQVLQTRLTVETDRDVITEIQDALLETK, from the coding sequence ATGATCAGAGTCAATAGTTTAAGAAAGCAGATTTACGAGCGCGCAAACGAACTCGGATTTGAACTCGTCGGAATCACACCCGCAGCGCATAGTGAGACAATTGCACGGTATCGGCAGTGGATAGAAAGCGGTTATGCCGGAGAAATGCGTTATCTTGAGAAGCATCTCCCCTTTAAGGTGGATGTCCGTCGACTTCTGACAGAGGCGAAATCTGTTATTAGCCTCGCGATGAACTATTATACGCTTGATCCACCGGAGACGCTCACACAAGATCCCGGACGCGGGCAGATCTCCCGTTACGCATGGGGGGATGATTATCATGAACTTATTCGTGAACGCCTTTTAGAACTTGTCACTTTTATCAAACAGACTGCTGAGAGTGAATTACGAACCCGTGTATGTGTGGATACGGCGCCTATTATTGAAAGGGAGTATGCGCAGAGAGCAGGTATCGGATGGATCGGGAAAAATACGAACTTGATTCATTGGCGTTCCGGTTCTTGGTATTTCCTCGCAGAGGTTCTCATCGATGTTGCTTTGGAACCCGACACGCTAGATCTTCGCGGAAGTTGTGGCACTTGTACACGCTGTATTGAAGCGTGCCCAACGGATGCAATTATTGAACCGAATCTGCTTGATTCCCGGCTCTGTATTTCCTATCTGACGATCGAGTTAAAGGGGAGCATACCAAAGGCACTTCGCCCCAAGATCGGGAACTTGATTTTTGGTTGCGACATCTGTCAAGAAGTCTGTCCATGGAACAGTAAGGCGGTCCCGACGATCGAACCCGCGTTTCAGCCACGCGACGGAAACCTCGCCCCTAAGTTACTCTCGCTTGTCGATATGACACAGCAGGAGTTTAGCCGACGATTCAAGGGGAGTCCAATTAAACGAGCGAAACGTCGAGGATTCTTGCGGAATGTCCTCGTTGCAATCGGTAATTGGGGGACGCGGCGGTCGGAAACATCCCATCACGATGATCGTGATCGGGGGGTTGCCGAAGCTGTTCCGGCACTCGAAGGTGCATTAGCGGATCACGAACCTTTAATTCGGAGTCATGCCGCTTGGGCATTGGGAAAAATCGGAGGCGAAACCGCCAAACAGGTATTACAAACGCGATTAACCGTTGAAACGGATCGAGATGTTATCACCGAAATTCAGGACGCACTCTTAGAGACAAAATAA
- a CDS encoding pyridoxal-phosphate dependent enzyme, with amino-acid sequence MIESIPHLSLGNFPTPVARLSNLERALGFKSLWIKRDDLSGPLGGGNKVRKLEYMFAAAHASPDGAEKKTLFTIGPTGSNHVRATAVYGKASGFRVECLLFKQPPTEYSEANYRKICENAYRVYEVKRMHTMFARYAYEQAKTVLGIGEERYFIPAGGSSPLGSVGYVKAVLELKSQIEADILPEPRFIFVPVGTCGTIAGLIVGVRLAGLRTQIVGVRVADAVVANSWAISRMVRRILRLIGAVDAHDINPRRIELWHNDFGKGYAIPTEAGTRAVAMMAEHEGITLENTYTGKTLAGMVHYIREQGCEGEHVLFWNTYGTT; translated from the coding sequence ATGATTGAATCAATTCCACACCTTTCACTCGGGAACTTCCCAACACCGGTGGCGCGTCTCTCGAACCTTGAACGCGCCCTCGGTTTCAAGTCGCTCTGGATAAAACGGGACGACCTCAGTGGTCCATTAGGTGGCGGCAACAAGGTCCGTAAATTGGAGTATATGTTCGCAGCAGCGCACGCATCTCCCGATGGAGCCGAGAAAAAAACGCTCTTTACAATCGGTCCGACAGGTTCGAACCACGTCCGAGCGACAGCGGTTTATGGGAAAGCATCGGGGTTTCGCGTAGAATGCTTGCTTTTCAAGCAACCGCCGACGGAGTATTCCGAAGCAAACTATCGCAAAATTTGCGAAAATGCCTACCGAGTCTACGAAGTGAAACGTATGCATACGATGTTCGCCCGTTACGCCTATGAGCAGGCGAAAACCGTTCTTGGGATTGGAGAGGAACGCTATTTCATTCCAGCGGGTGGGTCCTCACCCCTCGGTTCTGTCGGTTATGTGAAAGCGGTTTTAGAACTAAAATCCCAGATTGAGGCCGATATCTTGCCAGAGCCGCGGTTTATCTTCGTGCCGGTAGGGACCTGCGGAACTATAGCAGGTTTGATCGTCGGCGTGCGACTTGCGGGATTGCGCACTCAGATCGTCGGCGTCCGTGTCGCTGACGCAGTGGTGGCAAATTCGTGGGCAATCTCACGTATGGTGCGTCGTATCCTACGTCTCATCGGGGCAGTGGACGCGCATGACATCAATCCACGCCGTATTGAGCTCTGGCACAACGATTTTGGAAAAGGGTATGCGATTCCAACGGAAGCCGGCACGCGGGCAGTCGCAATGATGGCTGAGCATGAAGGCATCACGCTTGAGAATACGTACACGGGCAAGACATTGGCAGGGATGGTTCATTACATAAGAGAGCAGGGATGTGAAGGCGAGCACGTCCTGTTCTGGAACACGTATGGCACAACGTAA
- a CDS encoding tetratricopeptide repeat protein gives MEVNFLRLSFLIFLSIACLTPAEAGNPLDEATLAYQVGLQALDRKKDHDAFTAFQRAVELDPTLAGAHYQLGVLYGKQSQWKPAIDALQTAINLTPDFVDAHVRLGEAHLIGMASAKVATEPLERALQLQPDLSRARRLLGEAYLRQNRIDDAIHHLKQLGRESEARYLLGLAYFQKEDFTQAIPHFEAVIKRESRHAKAHFNLGNCYLRTGKIAEGRTALRTFERLAREEEQLSSLQRLVHNDPHRLEPRYELAELLMKRTEWELATTELKACLAIEPHDEKASELLGYIYLQIEAYPEALEVYGGLVEAYPESAIYRNSLGIVYMMLKKPRQAIGQFETATRLGTTNPQFYRNLANAYRQIGERAKAEQAYRRYRSLTK, from the coding sequence ATGGAAGTAAATTTTCTTCGCCTTTCTTTCCTAATTTTCCTATCGATAGCGTGTCTTACACCAGCAGAAGCGGGAAACCCACTGGACGAGGCTACACTCGCCTACCAAGTAGGTCTGCAAGCCCTTGATCGGAAAAAGGATCACGATGCTTTTACAGCGTTTCAGCGGGCGGTGGAACTGGATCCAACCCTTGCTGGGGCGCACTATCAACTCGGGGTGCTTTACGGCAAACAATCGCAGTGGAAACCCGCTATTGATGCGCTCCAGACTGCGATTAACCTCACACCCGATTTCGTTGATGCACACGTTCGTCTGGGTGAGGCACATCTTATCGGCATGGCGAGTGCGAAAGTTGCGACTGAACCCTTGGAACGTGCGCTACAGTTGCAACCTGACCTCTCACGCGCACGAAGATTATTAGGTGAGGCTTACCTCCGTCAGAACCGAATCGACGATGCGATTCATCACCTTAAACAGTTGGGACGGGAGAGTGAAGCCCGTTATCTCCTCGGTCTTGCATATTTCCAAAAGGAAGATTTCACACAGGCGATACCGCATTTTGAAGCCGTCATAAAACGCGAAAGTCGACACGCCAAAGCGCATTTCAATCTTGGGAATTGTTATCTCCGCACGGGGAAAATCGCTGAAGGACGCACTGCACTCCGCACATTTGAGAGATTGGCTCGCGAAGAGGAACAACTATCATCGCTGCAGCGTTTGGTCCATAACGATCCACACCGTCTTGAACCTCGTTATGAGTTGGCAGAACTCCTTATGAAAAGAACGGAATGGGAGCTGGCTACAACGGAACTTAAAGCTTGTCTCGCCATTGAACCGCACGATGAGAAGGCATCTGAGCTGCTGGGTTACATTTACCTACAAATAGAGGCTTACCCAGAGGCGCTTGAAGTCTACGGAGGTCTCGTTGAGGCATACCCAGAGAGCGCGATATACCGGAACAGTCTCGGCATTGTCTATATGATGCTAAAAAAACCGCGACAGGCGATCGGACAGTTTGAAACCGCGACACGCCTTGGCACGACGAATCCACAATTTTACCGAAACTTGGCGAACGCTTATCGTCAAATCGGCGAACGGGCGAAAGCAGAACAGGCGTATCGACGTTACCGCTCCTTAACAAAGTAA
- a CDS encoding phytanoyl-CoA dioxygenase family protein yields the protein MEFVQLTETQRQEFDENGYLIVRSAIDDEMIQRLTETGDRLMESFEYHGYYAHRRDGLVQEPAFADLATQSKAVPLILQLLGTNIHITNTALIHKHPQAPEKPDNRNWHRDVGVHLDVGHAGCPRVGLKVGYCLTDFSVRDSGATWFIRKSHKLSKPLGIAEGEVDPPVYDEPLLRAGDAFLFESRIYHAAGLNFRDNISKVVIYGYHYRWVKPDYYLRYYNDSLQPDETLVENLDDLGRQFLGASVDTQGRRDPNGVHWAGSEWATAHNLNLEQAPQVTTI from the coding sequence ATGGAATTTGTTCAGTTGACAGAGACACAACGCCAAGAATTTGACGAGAACGGTTACCTCATTGTGCGCTCAGCAATTGATGACGAGATGATTCAACGTCTGACGGAGACAGGTGACCGGCTTATGGAATCGTTTGAGTACCACGGCTATTACGCACATCGGCGGGACGGGTTGGTGCAAGAACCCGCTTTCGCAGATCTCGCGACTCAGTCGAAGGCAGTGCCATTGATTCTGCAACTGCTCGGTACAAATATCCATATCACGAACACGGCACTTATCCACAAACATCCACAGGCACCTGAAAAACCTGATAACCGCAATTGGCATCGAGATGTCGGTGTGCATCTGGACGTTGGGCATGCGGGGTGCCCGCGCGTCGGTTTGAAGGTAGGTTACTGTTTAACAGATTTCAGCGTCCGAGACTCAGGTGCGACGTGGTTTATCCGAAAGAGCCATAAACTGAGTAAACCGTTGGGTATCGCTGAAGGCGAAGTGGACCCGCCTGTGTATGATGAACCACTTCTCCGCGCAGGAGATGCGTTTCTGTTTGAAAGCCGTATCTATCATGCAGCGGGGTTGAACTTCAGGGATAATATCTCTAAGGTTGTCATCTATGGGTATCATTATCGCTGGGTTAAGCCCGATTATTATCTCCGCTATTACAACGATAGCCTGCAACCAGATGAAACACTGGTGGAAAATCTGGACGATCTGGGCAGGCAGTTTCTCGGGGCATCCGTAGACACACAGGGCAGGCGGGATCCGAACGGCGTGCACTGGGCTGGTTCAGAATGGGCAACGGCGCACAATCTGAACTTGGAACAAGCTCCACAGGTCACCACGATTTGA
- a CDS encoding Gfo/Idh/MocA family oxidoreductase — protein MKEIKVGIVGCGGIAGGKHLPGHKSVKGVSIIAACDIDETRAKAFAKEHDIPHVFSDYEELAAMDELDAVSVCTPNNFHAGPTIAALKAGKHAICEKPIAANAIDGQAMVDAQKASGKVLQIGLQSRFRAEARTLRKLYDEGFFGDIYYARAMSVRRRGVPASPSFLSKAIAGGGPLIDIGVHILDVLLWMIGCPKPIEAFGMTATKFGHKENVINPWGKWDPEEFEVEDFAMGTIRFEGGLTVTLETAWASHIENIGGTFFMGDLAGATYEPLQIYLDKKDGMVNYTPKLLKGLPSEFESFHTAVREGLPSPVPAEEVLNIAKIFDALYESARIGRSVPIF, from the coding sequence ATGAAAGAAATTAAGGTAGGTATTGTTGGGTGCGGCGGCATTGCTGGCGGTAAACACCTTCCGGGCCATAAAAGTGTCAAGGGTGTTTCGATTATCGCCGCGTGTGACATCGACGAAACCCGCGCGAAAGCATTCGCCAAAGAGCACGACATTCCGCACGTTTTCAGTGATTACGAGGAATTGGCAGCGATGGACGAGTTGGACGCCGTGAGCGTTTGCACGCCGAATAATTTCCACGCGGGTCCAACGATTGCAGCGTTGAAAGCGGGAAAACACGCTATCTGTGAAAAGCCGATCGCTGCGAACGCTATTGATGGACAAGCGATGGTGGATGCGCAAAAGGCGAGCGGTAAAGTCCTACAGATCGGGTTACAATCTCGGTTCCGTGCTGAGGCGCGCACCCTCCGCAAACTCTATGATGAAGGTTTCTTTGGAGACATCTACTATGCCCGTGCAATGTCAGTGCGGCGGCGCGGGGTTCCTGCATCTCCCTCGTTTCTAAGTAAAGCCATTGCGGGTGGTGGACCCCTGATTGATATCGGCGTGCATATCCTTGATGTGTTGCTCTGGATGATCGGTTGTCCGAAACCTATTGAGGCGTTCGGAATGACGGCAACAAAGTTTGGACATAAAGAGAACGTCATCAACCCGTGGGGGAAATGGGATCCTGAAGAATTTGAGGTGGAAGATTTCGCGATGGGCACCATCCGCTTTGAAGGAGGCTTGACGGTGACTTTGGAAACGGCGTGGGCATCGCATATTGAGAACATCGGAGGGACATTCTTCATGGGAGATTTAGCCGGTGCGACCTATGAACCGCTTCAGATTTACCTTGATAAAAAAGATGGGATGGTGAACTATACCCCGAAACTGCTCAAAGGATTACCGAGCGAATTTGAATCGTTCCACACGGCTGTTCGAGAGGGGTTGCCGTCTCCTGTCCCCGCTGAAGAGGTGTTGAACATCGCGAAGATCTTCGATGCGCTTTACGAGTCCGCTCGAATAGGTCGTTCCGTCCCAATATTTTAA